One Pseudomonadota bacterium DNA window includes the following coding sequences:
- the modA gene encoding molybdate ABC transporter substrate-binding protein has product MNRILKVGFLCLFLLYLFPVYSVAEEQLMVFCGAAFKRPMDEVIYLFEKTTVSKIGTIYGGVGTLLAQMEFTKRGDVFISPSEDMMEKARKKGLVAGNSLRNIAYFVPCINVQKGNPKNIKRLKDLTREGIRVAIANPEVVYIGMLTAEIVDKNLTVQEKAAFKKNVVTHAEDFNKLAMFVALKQVDAVIGFHFLDGWYPDKIGTVKLNAREVQRIGAGQADIISFSQSKDNAKKFLDFLGSREAKAIFNKYHYFSTPEEAFKWIGEKKSIGGEYRIPADWIKK; this is encoded by the coding sequence TTGAATAGGATTTTAAAAGTAGGGTTTCTCTGTCTGTTTTTGCTGTATCTTTTCCCGGTTTATTCTGTGGCAGAAGAGCAGCTAATGGTGTTTTGCGGTGCTGCATTCAAACGCCCCATGGATGAAGTAATCTATCTCTTTGAAAAAACAACGGTATCAAAAATAGGTACTATTTATGGGGGTGTTGGAACTCTCCTGGCGCAGATGGAGTTTACAAAAAGGGGTGATGTTTTTATATCGCCCTCTGAAGATATGATGGAAAAGGCCAGGAAAAAGGGCCTCGTTGCCGGCAACTCACTGAGGAACATAGCCTACTTTGTTCCCTGTATCAATGTACAGAAGGGGAATCCAAAAAATATCAAGAGATTAAAAGACCTCACCCGTGAAGGAATAAGGGTAGCTATCGCAAACCCGGAAGTTGTGTATATAGGGATGCTTACCGCTGAGATTGTTGATAAAAACCTGACAGTGCAGGAAAAAGCTGCTTTTAAAAAGAATGTGGTAACTCACGCCGAGGATTTCAATAAGCTTGCCATGTTCGTGGCCTTAAAACAAGTTGATGCCGTTATCGGTTTCCATTTTCTTGACGGGTGGTATCCGGATAAGATTGGGACGGTAAAACTGAATGCCAGGGAAGTGCAGAGAATCGGTGCCGGTCAGGCAGATATTATTTCTTTCTCCCAATCAAAGGATAATGCCAAGAAGTTTCTTGATTTTCTGGGTTCAAGGGAGGCAAAAGCAATTTTTAACAAATACCATTATTTCAGCACTCCAGAAGAGGCCTTTAAGTGGATCGGGGAGAAAAAGTCCATAGGCGGGGAGTATCGCATTCCAGCCGACTGGATAAAAAAATAG
- a CDS encoding xanthine dehydrogenase family protein molybdopterin-binding subunit has translation MEYNTNIIGKRVARTDSLAKVTGAAMYTADMKMPNMLVAKVLRSPYPHARIVSIDTRRALRLPGVKAVVSGFDGYGIKWGVFRYTQDHAMMPTDKVRYVGEDVAAVAAVDEETALEALAYIKVEYEPLEAVFDPLESMKEGSPQIHKEHPDNINIHVHIDVGEVDKAMAEAYLVREDTFKSAGEAYAMMEPYAVLASYKNGFLDLWLPNAGPHVRAKALSNLLKIQLNKVRIRHINSGGAFGGRSEVSPGDFIASLLSIKSGRPVKLVLTREENAVSTRQIHDMIATIKTGVKKDGTIVAKDFKVVYDGGAYSSTGPIATSIPFYVYEECYRFPNVRYNGYRVFTNKGIRGMYGCHGRAFLAGNEAQMDHIAAEIGIGPMEIRLKNGLTAGEETATGSKIISCGLRETIEEASDRSSFKEKLMTSPEGSGIGMGCVAIMCGFPMGFRSGSSCYVKLNDDGQATIVTGLVDNGQGNESMMVQIASEVLGIPMEDINLVNADTEVTNLDPGAYSQAAAFVGGNAVKAACEDARKQMITVAAEKLGTTEDNIDLKDGIAFSMSDPEKKMPISWVVREAFFRGNPVMGRGSYFPHIDFDREWVSRPYGQMAGTFSYGTSVAEVCIDPETGKIAIPRFVAAHDCGRAINPMAVEGQMEGSVQQAGVAAIMEENLWHEGFLLNPDLLEYKVPLACDMPDIETVIVSSVDPEGPFGAKEGGLTVRMNAYSAVACAVGHATGTLFTELPLTPDRVLRLIDDKKEAKR, from the coding sequence ATGGAATATAACACTAATATCATTGGAAAGAGGGTTGCACGGACCGACTCGCTTGCAAAGGTTACCGGGGCTGCCATGTATACTGCAGACATGAAAATGCCCAATATGCTCGTAGCAAAGGTATTGAGAAGCCCATATCCCCACGCACGGATAGTAAGCATCGACACGAGGCGTGCTTTGAGATTGCCCGGTGTCAAAGCTGTTGTCAGTGGTTTCGACGGGTATGGCATCAAATGGGGTGTTTTCAGATATACGCAGGACCATGCCATGATGCCTACCGATAAGGTACGATACGTTGGAGAGGACGTGGCAGCCGTTGCAGCCGTTGATGAAGAGACTGCTCTGGAGGCCCTTGCATATATAAAGGTGGAGTATGAGCCGCTGGAGGCGGTTTTTGATCCGCTGGAATCGATGAAGGAAGGATCGCCGCAGATACACAAGGAGCATCCGGATAATATAAACATACATGTGCACATCGATGTGGGTGAGGTAGACAAGGCGATGGCGGAAGCTTATCTTGTCCGCGAAGACACATTCAAATCAGCAGGCGAAGCATATGCCATGATGGAACCATACGCAGTGCTTGCCTCATATAAGAACGGATTCCTTGACCTCTGGTTACCCAATGCGGGGCCACATGTCCGTGCCAAGGCCCTCTCGAACCTCCTGAAGATACAACTCAACAAAGTACGGATACGCCATATCAATTCGGGGGGTGCCTTTGGTGGAAGGTCGGAGGTTTCTCCCGGAGATTTTATTGCATCTCTCCTCTCTATTAAATCCGGAAGACCTGTGAAGCTTGTCCTTACCCGCGAGGAGAATGCCGTAAGCACCAGGCAGATACATGATATGATAGCCACAATAAAAACGGGTGTAAAAAAAGACGGCACTATTGTGGCAAAAGATTTCAAGGTCGTTTATGACGGGGGCGCCTACAGCAGCACCGGTCCCATAGCGACGTCCATACCTTTTTATGTCTACGAGGAATGTTACCGGTTTCCCAATGTCCGGTATAACGGGTATCGGGTTTTCACAAACAAAGGGATAAGGGGTATGTACGGCTGCCACGGCAGGGCGTTTCTTGCCGGCAATGAGGCTCAGATGGACCATATCGCCGCTGAAATCGGCATCGGTCCTATGGAGATAAGACTCAAAAACGGTTTAACGGCGGGAGAAGAAACGGCGACAGGTTCAAAGATCATAAGCTGTGGTCTCCGGGAGACAATAGAGGAGGCATCGGACAGATCCAGTTTTAAGGAAAAACTGATGACATCACCCGAAGGCAGCGGTATCGGCATGGGATGTGTTGCAATCATGTGCGGTTTTCCCATGGGTTTTCGCTCCGGGTCATCATGCTATGTAAAGCTGAACGATGATGGGCAGGCAACAATTGTAACAGGTCTTGTTGACAACGGACAGGGAAACGAATCGATGATGGTACAGATTGCGTCCGAGGTTCTTGGGATTCCCATGGAAGATATCAACCTCGTGAACGCCGATACAGAGGTAACGAACCTTGATCCTGGAGCATATTCACAGGCAGCAGCATTTGTCGGTGGTAACGCTGTGAAGGCGGCCTGCGAGGACGCACGGAAGCAGATGATTACCGTTGCGGCGGAAAAACTCGGGACAACTGAAGACAATATTGACCTGAAGGACGGGATAGCATTTTCGATGAGCGATCCCGAAAAGAAGATGCCTATCTCCTGGGTTGTCCGTGAGGCCTTTTTCAGAGGCAACCCGGTCATGGGGAGAGGGTCGTATTTCCCGCACATAGATTTCGACCGTGAATGGGTATCAAGACCATACGGACAGATGGCAGGTACATTTTCTTACGGGACTTCTGTGGCAGAGGTATGTATTGACCCTGAGACAGGAAAGATTGCAATCCCCAGGTTCGTGGCAGCCCATGACTGCGGCAGGGCAATCAATCCCATGGCAGTAGAGGGACAGATGGAGGGCTCCGTTCAGCAGGCAGGGGTTGCAGCTATCATGGAAGAAAATCTCTGGCATGAAGGATTTCTCCTTAACCCCGACCTCTTGGAATATAAGGTTCCTCTTGCCTGCGACATGCCCGATATAGAGACGGTGATTGTGAGTTCCGTTGATCCGGAGGGACCGTTTGGCGCCAAGGAAGGCGGGCTGACCGTGAGAATGAATGCATACAGCGCTGTTGCCTGTGCAGTGGGTCACGCAACAGGAACGCTGTTTACAGAGTTGCCGCTGACGCCGGACAGGGTCTTGCGTTTAATCGATGATAAAAAGGAGGCAAAGCGATGA